One Felis catus isolate Fca126 chromosome D3, F.catus_Fca126_mat1.0, whole genome shotgun sequence DNA segment encodes these proteins:
- the PATZ1 gene encoding POZ-, AT hook-, and zinc finger-containing protein 1 isoform X2 → MERVNDASCGPSGCYTYQVSRHSTEMLHNLNQQRKNGGRFCDVLLRVGDESFPAHRAVLAACSEYFESVFSAQLGDGGAADGGPADVGGAAAAPGGGAGGSRELEMHTISSKVFGDILDFAYTSRIVVRLESFPELMTAAKFLLMRSVIEICQEVIKQSNVQILVPPARADIMLFRPPGTSDLGFPLDMTNGAALAANSNGIAGSMQPEEEAARAAGAAIASQASLPVLPGVDRLPMVAGPLSPQLLTSPFPNVASSAPPLTGKRGRGRPRKANLLDSMFGSPGGLREAGILPCGLCGKVFTDANRLRQHEAQHGVTSLQLGYIDLPPPRLGENGLPISEDPDGPRKRSRTRKQVACEICGKIFRDVYHLNRHKLSHSGEKPYSCPVCGLRFKRKDRMSYHVRSHDGSVGKPYICQSCGKGFSRPDHLNGHIKQVHTSERPHKCQTCNASFATRDRLRSHLACHEDKVPCQVCGKYLRAAYMADHLKKHSEGPSNFCSICNRGFSSASYLKVHVKTHHGVPLPQVSRHQEPIPNGGAAFHCARTYGNKGQKCSHQDPIESSDSYGDLSDASDLKTPEKQSTNGSFSCDMAVPKNKMESDGEKKYPCPECGSFFRSKSYLNKHIQKVHVRALGGPLGDLGPALGSPFSPQQNMSLLESFGFQIVQSAFASSLVDPEVDQQPMGPEGK, encoded by the exons ATGGAGCGGGTGAACGACGCTTCCTGCGGCCCATCGGGCTGCTACACCTACCAGGTGAGCAGGCACAGCACCGAGATGCTGCACAACCTCAACCAGCAGCGCAAAAACGGCGGGCGCTTCTGCGACGTGCTCCTGCGGGTGGGCGACGAGAGCTTCCCAGCGCACCGCGCCGTGCTGGCCGCCTGCAGCGAGTACTTTGAGTCGGTGTTCAGCGCCCAGTTGGGCGACGGCGGAGCTGCAGACGGGGGTCCCGCTGACGTGGGGGGCGCAGCGGCGGCTCCAGGcggcggggctgggggcagccGGGAGCTGGAGATGCATACCATCAGCTCCAAGGTGTTTGGGGACATCCTGGACTTCGCCTACACTTCCCGCATCGTGGTTCGCCTGGAGAGCTTCCCCGAGCTCATGACGGCTGCCAAGTTCCTACTGATGAGGTCGGTCATTGAGATCTGCCAGGAAGTCATCAAACAGTCTAATGTGCAGATCCTGGTGCCCCCTGCCCGGGCAGACATCATGCTCTTTCGGCCCCCTGGGACCTCGGACTTGGGCTTCCCTTTGGACATGACCAATGGGGCAGCCTTGGCAGCCAACAGCAATGGCATCGCAGGTAGCATGCAGCCCGAGGAGGAGGCAGCCCGGGCTGCTGGTGCAGCCATTGCCAGCCAAGCCTCTCTGCCTGTGTTACCTGGGGTGGACCGCTTGCCCATGGTGGCTGGACCCCTGTCCCCCCAACTGCTGACTTCCCCATTCCCCAATGTGGCATccagtgcccctcccctgactggCAAGCGAGGCCGGGGCCGCCCAAGGAAGGCCAACTTGCTGGACTCAATGTTTGGGTCCCCAGGGGGCCTGAGGGAGGCAGGCATCCTTCCATGTGGCCTGTGTGGGAAGGTGTTCACTGATGCCAACCGGCTCCGGCAGCATGAGGCCCAGCATGGTGTCACCAGCCTCCAGCTGGGCTATATCGACCTTCCTCCTCCGAGGCTGGGTGAGAATGGGCTACCCATCTCTGAGGACCCCGATGGCCCCCGAAAGAGGAGCCGGACCAGGAAGCAGGTGGCATGTGAGATCTGCGGCAAGATCTTCCGAGACGTGTACCATCTCAATCGGCACAAGCTTTCCCACTCGGGGGAGAAGCCCTATTCCTGTCCAGTGTGTGGGCTGCGGTTCAAGAGAAAAGATCGTATGTCCTACCATGTGCGGTCCCACGATGGGTCGGTGGGCAAGCCCTACATCTGCCAGAGCTGTGGGAAAGGCTTCTCCAG GCCTGATCACTTGAATGGACATATCAAGCAGGTGCACACTTCTGAGCGGCCTCACAAGTGTCAG ACCTGCAATGCTTCTTTTGCCACTCGAGACCGTCTGCGCTCCCACCTGGCTTGTCATGAAGACAAGGTGCCTTGTCAGGTGTGTGGGAAGTACTTGCGGGCAGCGTACATGGCAGACCACCTGAAGAAGCACAGTGAGGGGCCCAGCAACTTCTGCAGTATTTGTAATCGAG gtttctcctctgcctcctacTTAAAGGTCCATGTTAAAACCCACCACGGTGTTCCCCTTCCCCAGGTCTCCAGGCACCAGGAGCCCATCCCGAATGGGGGAGCAGCGTTCCACTGCGCCAGGACCTATGGCAACAAAG GCCAGAAATGCTCACATCAGGATCCGATTGAGAGCTCTGACTCCTACGGTGACCTCTCGGATGCCAGTGACCTGAAGACGCCTGAGAAACAGAGCACCAATGGCTCCTTCTCCTGCGACATGGCAGTCCCCAAAAACAAAATGGAGTCTGACGGGGAGAAGAAGTACCCCTGCCCTGAATGTGGGAGCTTCTTCCGCTCCAAGTCCTACTTGAACAAACACATCCAGAAGGTGCATGTCCGGGCGCTTGGGGGCCCCCTGGGGGACCTGGGCCCTGCCCTCGGCTCACCTTTTTCTCCCCAGCAGAACATGTCTCTCCTCGAGTCCTTTGGGTTTCAGATTGTTCAGTCAGCGTTTGCATCATCTTTAGTAGATCCTGAGGTTGACCAGCAGCCCATGGGGCCTGAGGGGAAGTGA